From the genome of Caloenas nicobarica isolate bCalNic1 chromosome 16, bCalNic1.hap1, whole genome shotgun sequence, one region includes:
- the HSPB8 gene encoding heat shock protein beta-8 has protein sequence MADSQMPFSCHYPGRRSVRDPFREPGLTSRLLDDDFGMSPFPGDLTADWPDWARPRLTTTWPGPLRAGMARASAMAPGYGARFGGYPESRSPVPFPREPWKVCVNVHSFKPEELTVKTKDGYVEVSGKHEEQQVEGGIVSKNFTKKIQLPYEVDPITVFASLSPEGLLIIEAPQIPPYQQYGEGGCGSDIPVESQEATCA, from the exons ATGGCTGACAGCCAGATGCCCTTCTCCTGCCATTACCCCGGCCGCCGCAGCGTCCGCGACCCTTTCCGGGAGCCCGGCTTGACCTCGCGCCTGCTGGACGATGATTTCGGCATGTCACCCTTCCCCGGGGACCTGACGGCGGACTGGCCCGACTGGGCTCGCCCCCGGCTCACCACCACCTGGCCGGGTCCCCTGCGCGCCGGCATGGCCCGCGCCTCCGCCATGGCCCCCGGCTACGGCGCCCGCTTCGGGGGGTACCCCGAGAGCCGCAGCCCCGTGCCCTTTCCCCGCGAGCCCTGGAAGGTGTGCGTCAACGTGCACAGCTTCAAACCCGAGGAGCTGACGGTCAAAACCAAGGACGGCTACGTCGAGGTGTCAG GCAAACACGAGGAGCAGCAGGTGGAAGGAGGGATCGTCTCCAAGAACTTCACCAAGAAAATCCA GCTGCCCTACGAGGTGGACCCCATCACGGTCTTCGCCTCCTTGTCGCCAGAGGGGCTGCTGATCATCGAGGCGCCCCAGATCCCCCCCTACCAGCAGTACGGTGAGGGCGGCTGCGGCAGCGACATCCCCGTCGAGAGCCAGGAGGCCACCTGCGCCTGA